The following proteins come from a genomic window of Halorussus halophilus:
- a CDS encoding single-stranded DNA binding protein has product MGAIEDVHADLDADVSLEEFREAVEEKVAQMGGLADEETAAMLIAHEIDDEGGEVNSIADVEPGMEEVKFVAKVVGVGDVKTFERDGEDEEDGRVLNVEVADETDSIRITFWDKQADAGEEELEPGQVLRIKGRPKDGYNGVEVNVSDAQPDPDTEVDVQIRDTYRVEDLSLGLSDVNLQGKLLETDTIRTFSRDDGSEGKVSNLKLGDETGRIRVTLWDEQADLADELDAGISVEVVDGYVRERDGNLELHVGNRGAVEEIEEDIQYVPDSADIEGLEIGDQVDIGGVVRSADPKRTFDRDDGSEGQVRNIRIQDSTGDIRVALWGEKADAEIAPGDEVQIADVEIQDGWQDDIEGSAGWQSTVTVIESGDSAPSGDAGADDSASAGDESSAGLDSFGGDGDDSSADEASASGDESATTDGDAAGEFVEFTGTVVQAGDPIVLDDGEETVSVESNADVTLGQEVTARGELRDGRLDAEDVF; this is encoded by the coding sequence ATGGGCGCCATAGAGGACGTTCACGCCGACCTCGACGCAGACGTTTCTTTGGAGGAGTTTCGCGAGGCGGTCGAAGAGAAGGTAGCACAGATGGGCGGTCTCGCCGACGAGGAGACCGCGGCGATGCTCATCGCCCACGAGATAGACGACGAGGGCGGGGAGGTCAACAGCATCGCCGACGTCGAACCGGGCATGGAAGAGGTGAAGTTCGTCGCGAAGGTCGTCGGCGTCGGCGACGTGAAGACGTTCGAGCGCGACGGTGAGGACGAAGAGGACGGCCGCGTGTTGAACGTGGAAGTCGCCGACGAGACCGACTCCATTCGCATCACGTTCTGGGACAAGCAGGCCGACGCGGGCGAGGAGGAATTAGAGCCGGGACAAGTCCTGCGAATCAAGGGCCGCCCGAAGGACGGCTACAACGGCGTCGAAGTCAACGTCAGCGACGCCCAACCCGACCCCGACACCGAGGTAGACGTACAGATTCGGGACACCTACCGCGTCGAAGACCTCTCGCTCGGCCTCTCTGACGTGAACCTCCAAGGGAAACTGCTCGAAACCGACACCATTCGCACGTTCTCGCGCGACGACGGTTCTGAGGGGAAAGTCTCGAATCTCAAACTTGGTGACGAAACCGGAAGAATCCGCGTCACTCTCTGGGACGAGCAGGCCGACCTCGCCGACGAACTGGACGCTGGCATCTCCGTCGAAGTCGTAGACGGCTACGTCCGCGAGAGAGACGGGAATCTCGAACTCCACGTCGGCAATCGCGGTGCGGTCGAGGAAATCGAGGAAGACATCCAGTACGTCCCGGACAGCGCGGACATCGAGGGTCTCGAAATCGGCGACCAAGTGGACATCGGCGGCGTCGTTCGCTCTGCGGACCCCAAGCGCACCTTCGACCGCGACGACGGTTCCGAGGGGCAGGTCCGGAACATCCGGATTCAGGACTCGACCGGAGACATTCGCGTCGCGCTCTGGGGCGAGAAAGCCGACGCCGAAATCGCGCCTGGTGACGAAGTGCAGATTGCCGACGTCGAGATTCAGGACGGCTGGCAGGACGACATCGAAGGCTCCGCTGGCTGGCAATCGACCGTCACCGTCATCGAAAGCGGCGACAGCGCGCCGAGTGGCGACGCAGGCGCAGACGACTCGGCCTCCGCCGGAGACGAGTCGAGCGCGGGTCTCGACTCGTTCGGTGGCGACGGCGACGACTCCTCGGCGGACGAGGCCAGCGCAAGTGGAGACGAAAGTGCAACGACCGACGGCGACGCCGCTGGCGAGTTCGTCGAGTTCACGGGCACCGTCGTCCAAGCAGGCGACCCAATCGTGCTGGACGACGGCGAAGAAACGGTAAGCGTCGAATCGAACGCGGACGTGACCCTCGGGCAGGAAGTCACCGCGCGCGGCGAACTGCGCGACGGGCGACTGGACGCCGAAGACGTCTTCTAA
- a CDS encoding histone, giving the protein MSVELPFAPVDTIIRRNAGNLRVSAGAAEELARRIQRHGAELAVDAAEHATADGRKTLMSQDFGVEQVVDKDSLELPVAPVDRIARLDIGDDYRVAMDARIALADILEDYADNVAAAATILAHHADRRTVKAEDIETYFELFG; this is encoded by the coding sequence ATGAGCGTCGAGCTTCCGTTTGCACCGGTCGATACTATCATCCGACGGAACGCAGGCAACCTCCGAGTCAGTGCTGGCGCGGCGGAGGAACTCGCCCGTCGCATCCAACGCCACGGCGCGGAACTGGCCGTTGACGCGGCCGAACACGCGACTGCCGACGGACGGAAGACACTGATGAGCCAGGACTTCGGCGTCGAGCAGGTCGTGGACAAAGACTCCCTCGAACTCCCCGTCGCGCCCGTAGACCGCATCGCACGCCTCGACATCGGCGACGACTACCGCGTGGCGATGGACGCCAGAATCGCACTGGCGGACATCTTAGAGGACTACGCCGACAACGTGGCGGCGGCGGCGACCATCCTCGCACACCACGCCGACCGGCGAACTGTTAAGGCCGAGGACATCGAGACGTACTTCGAGCTATTTGGATGA
- a CDS encoding histone deacetylase family protein: protein MNFGYSEDCLAHNTGERHPESPDRLRAIKEGLARRHSVEYTDADPADRPAVEAVHDADYVEEFRSFCDGGGGNWDPDTVAVGETWNAALQSAGLARWAAEAALDGANGRKTPFSLGRPPGHHAVEDDAMGFCFFNNAAVAAQKVIDDEERDCERVAIFDWDVHHGNGTQDIFYDSGEVFYASFHEEGLYPGTGEAEEVGDGDGEGTTLNVPLPAGAGDPEYRDAFDDLLAPALEAFDPDLLLVSAGFDAHRHDPISRMRVSSEGYGMQAARCREVASRTDAALGFILEGGYGLDTLSDSVATVHETFDGRKPVVSDEDADEDVTELIAEIRDLHPIFD from the coding sequence ATGAACTTCGGCTACAGCGAGGACTGCCTCGCCCACAACACCGGCGAACGCCACCCCGAAAGTCCGGACCGCTTGCGAGCTATCAAAGAAGGGCTGGCGCGCCGCCACAGCGTCGAGTACACCGACGCCGACCCCGCCGACAGACCGGCGGTCGAAGCCGTCCACGACGCCGACTATGTCGAAGAGTTTCGGTCGTTCTGCGACGGCGGCGGCGGTAACTGGGACCCCGACACGGTAGCCGTCGGGGAGACGTGGAACGCCGCACTCCAGTCGGCAGGCCTCGCTCGGTGGGCCGCCGAAGCCGCTCTCGACGGTGCAAACGGGCGCAAGACGCCGTTCTCGCTCGGCCGTCCGCCGGGCCACCACGCCGTCGAGGACGACGCCATGGGGTTCTGTTTCTTCAACAACGCCGCCGTTGCGGCGCAGAAGGTCATCGACGACGAGGAACGGGACTGCGAGCGGGTGGCTATCTTCGACTGGGACGTCCACCACGGCAACGGCACGCAGGACATCTTCTACGACTCTGGGGAGGTGTTCTACGCGTCGTTTCACGAGGAGGGGCTGTATCCGGGGACGGGAGAGGCTGAGGAGGTTGGGGATGGCGACGGGGAAGGAACGACCCTGAACGTCCCGCTTCCGGCGGGTGCTGGCGACCCGGAGTACCGAGACGCCTTCGACGACCTGCTCGCGCCCGCGCTCGAAGCGTTCGACCCCGACCTCTTGCTTGTGAGCGCTGGCTTCGACGCCCACCGTCACGACCCCATCTCCCGGATGCGAGTTTCCTCGGAGGGGTACGGCATGCAGGCCGCACGCTGTCGGGAGGTCGCTTCGCGGACGGACGCCGCGCTGGGGTTCATTTTGGAGGGTGGCTACGGACTGGACACCCTCTCGGACAGCGTGGCGACGGTCCACGAGACGTTCGACGGCCGGAAGCCGGTGGTGTCGGACGAAGATGCCGACGAGGACGTGACCGAACTGATTGCGGAGATTCGAGACCTCCACCCGATTTTCGACTGA
- the cca gene encoding CCA tRNA nucleotidyltransferase, whose protein sequence is MTGDEEFEAVVGSVRERIDPGEDEREQMRAATASLHERAEEAIADLPVEADTIQVGSTARGTWISGDRDIDLFVRFPADLARERLESYGLEVGHAVLPDGHEEFAEHPYVTGEFDGFDVDLVPCYKLDSATDIQSAVDRTPFHTEYLDARLDDDLAGEIRLFKQFLKGIGAYGSDLRTEGFSGYLTELLVLEYGSFRDTIEAASEWNPQVRFDPEDHAETKFDDPLVVVDPTDPKRNVAAVLSAENFARLQHYARELLESPTEELFFPDPPESLSGAEVREHVQRRGTTPVAVRFDAPDIVEDQLYPQLFKSLAGVQDELDRRGFDTLRAVALADETAVLFVELEVAERPNVERHEGPPVNVRQHAEGFYGKYEQEDESYGPFIDGDRYVVERDREFSSASEFLESDAILQVGLGVRVEDALEAEYEVLVGEEVGELSSEFGVELARYFDPRP, encoded by the coding sequence ATGACCGGCGACGAGGAGTTCGAGGCGGTGGTCGGGTCGGTCCGGGAGCGAATCGACCCCGGCGAGGACGAGCGCGAGCAGATGCGGGCGGCGACCGCGAGCCTGCACGAGCGGGCCGAGGAGGCCATCGCCGACCTGCCAGTCGAGGCCGACACGATACAGGTCGGGAGTACCGCCCGCGGGACGTGGATCAGCGGCGACCGAGACATCGACCTGTTCGTGCGCTTCCCCGCCGACCTCGCGCGCGAGCGACTAGAGTCCTACGGCCTCGAAGTCGGCCACGCCGTCTTGCCGGACGGCCACGAGGAGTTCGCCGAGCACCCCTACGTCACCGGCGAGTTCGATGGCTTCGACGTAGACCTCGTGCCCTGCTACAAACTCGATTCCGCGACGGACATCCAGTCGGCCGTGGACCGCACGCCGTTCCACACGGAGTACTTGGACGCGCGTCTGGACGACGACCTCGCCGGTGAGATTCGGCTGTTCAAGCAGTTCTTGAAGGGCATCGGCGCGTACGGGAGCGACCTCCGCACCGAGGGGTTCTCGGGCTACCTGACCGAACTGCTCGTCCTCGAATACGGGAGCTTTCGGGACACCATCGAGGCCGCCTCCGAGTGGAACCCGCAGGTTCGATTCGACCCCGAGGACCACGCCGAGACCAAATTTGATGACCCACTCGTCGTCGTGGACCCCACCGACCCCAAGCGCAACGTGGCGGCGGTCCTCTCGGCCGAGAACTTCGCGCGACTCCAGCACTACGCCCGCGAGTTGCTCGAATCGCCCACCGAAGAGTTGTTCTTCCCCGACCCGCCGGAGTCGCTGAGTGGGGCGGAAGTGCGCGAACACGTCCAGCGCCGCGGAACCACGCCCGTCGCCGTGCGCTTCGACGCACCGGACATCGTGGAAGACCAACTGTATCCCCAACTCTTCAAGTCGCTGGCTGGAGTCCAAGACGAGTTGGACAGGCGCGGTTTCGACACGCTTCGAGCGGTTGCGTTGGCTGACGAGACAGCGGTGCTGTTCGTGGAGTTGGAGGTCGCCGAACGACCGAACGTCGAACGTCACGAAGGGCCACCAGTCAACGTCCGCCAGCACGCCGAAGGCTTCTACGGGAAGTACGAGCAGGAGGACGAGTCGTACGGCCCGTTCATCGACGGCGACCGCTACGTCGTGGAGCGCGACCGGGAGTTTTCGAGTGCTTCTGAGTTTTTAGAGAGCGACGCGATTTTGCAGGTTGGATTGGGTGTGCGCGTAGAGGATGCCTTGGAAGCGGAGTACGAGGTTCTCGTAGGTGAGGAGGTCGGAGAGTTGTCCTCGGAATTTGGGGTGGAGTTAGCTCGGTACTTCGACCCGCGACCGTGA